Proteins encoded in a region of the Sphingopyxis sp. OAS728 genome:
- a CDS encoding DUF6766 family protein, producing the protein MRLLKDNGLTIILLLLFAASIIGQWLTGWHVALEDASRHGEPGLSLAAYTASPEFLAAVFENWESEFLQMSAYVVLTAMLIQRGSAESRDPDDPPRDENLAVQATRPGAPSILRGGPVARALYARSLGIVLFLLFLLSFVLHWTQSAAAAANDAREHGEAVKSTIAFLVDPQLWFESFQNWQSEFLSTAVLVLLSIFLRQRESPESKAVAAPHAQTGE; encoded by the coding sequence GTGCGCCTGCTTAAGGACAATGGCCTAACGATCATTCTGTTGCTCCTGTTCGCTGCGAGCATAATTGGCCAGTGGCTCACCGGATGGCATGTGGCGCTCGAAGATGCGTCGCGCCATGGCGAGCCCGGACTGTCGCTCGCGGCCTATACCGCAAGCCCCGAATTCCTCGCGGCGGTGTTCGAAAATTGGGAAAGCGAATTTTTGCAGATGTCGGCCTATGTCGTCCTGACGGCGATGCTGATTCAGCGCGGCTCTGCGGAATCGCGAGATCCGGACGATCCGCCGCGCGACGAGAATCTCGCGGTCCAGGCTACACGCCCCGGAGCGCCTTCGATCCTCCGTGGCGGGCCCGTCGCCCGCGCGCTCTACGCGCGATCGCTCGGGATCGTCCTCTTTCTGCTCTTCCTGCTTTCCTTTGTGCTTCACTGGACGCAAAGCGCCGCCGCCGCTGCCAATGACGCCCGCGAGCATGGGGAAGCGGTGAAGTCGACGATCGCCTTTCTCGTTGACCCCCAGCTCTGGTTTGAATCCTTTCAGAACTGGCAGAGCGAGTTTCTCTCGACCGCCGTCCTCGTCCTCCTCTCGATCTTTTTGCGTCAGCGCGAGTCTCCGGAATCGAAGGCCGTCGCCGCGCCGCATGCGCAAACGGGCGAATGA
- a CDS encoding NAD(P)/FAD-dependent oxidoreductase — protein MMTAPVDILVVGAGPAGLTAAMYLARFRRGVCVVHDGRSRALWVPRTLNVPGFPEGITGPRLIERMADHATRYGAAIREGRVTAIARAGALFRATLDDGDGIEARGVILATGVETRLAVLDKGDHDQAVRIGVLRYCPICDGYEHSGERIAILGSDIHGAAEAMFLRQFSRHITLIPKWDVALSEAQRSELAASDVAIVEGRVERLAADAEGIAVQIAGEAAPRAFDILYPALGSVPRSELALTLGAAGDDDDCLPFTAFSDGLLPGLYAAGDVVAGLDQISVAGGQGAMAATRLHNWLREIEGHKMADQN, from the coding sequence ATGATGACAGCCCCAGTCGACATATTGGTGGTCGGTGCCGGTCCGGCGGGGCTGACCGCTGCCATGTATCTTGCGCGGTTCCGGCGAGGGGTATGCGTCGTACATGACGGTCGGTCGCGAGCGCTGTGGGTGCCGCGGACGCTCAATGTCCCGGGATTTCCGGAGGGCATCACGGGCCCCAGGCTCATCGAGCGCATGGCCGATCATGCGACCCGCTATGGCGCCGCGATCCGCGAGGGCCGCGTCACAGCGATCGCTCGTGCCGGGGCGCTCTTTCGGGCGACGCTCGACGACGGGGACGGCATCGAAGCGCGCGGCGTGATCCTCGCGACCGGCGTTGAGACGCGGCTCGCGGTACTCGACAAAGGCGATCATGACCAGGCGGTGCGGATTGGCGTGCTTCGCTACTGCCCGATCTGTGACGGCTATGAGCATAGCGGCGAGCGGATCGCGATATTGGGATCGGATATTCACGGCGCCGCAGAGGCTATGTTCCTCCGACAGTTTTCCCGGCATATCACGTTGATCCCCAAATGGGATGTTGCGCTTAGCGAGGCGCAGCGGAGCGAACTTGCCGCAAGTGACGTCGCCATCGTCGAGGGCCGGGTCGAGCGTCTCGCGGCCGATGCGGAAGGCATCGCCGTACAGATTGCGGGCGAAGCCGCGCCGCGCGCTTTCGACATCCTCTATCCGGCGCTCGGGTCGGTTCCCCGGAGCGAACTGGCTCTGACGCTCGGCGCGGCCGGTGACGACGATGATTGCCTGCCGTTCACCGCCTTTTCGGACGGGCTGCTGCCCGGATTATATGCCGCGGGCGATGTCGTGGCCGGCCTTGACCAGATCAGCGTGGCTGGAGGGCAGGGCGCCATGGCGGCGACGCGACTTCACAACTGGCTGCGCGAAATCGAAGGCCACAAGATGGCCGACCAGAACTGA
- a CDS encoding PRC-barrel domain-containing protein, with protein MSLPADVAGVVAPAATMIAAMMTAANLGARVTGWGFVVFALGSVSWSIVAIASDQTNLLATNVFLTLVNFVGIWRWLGRQKAYEDGAEAAAAKSRKPGVPTLFAATGLAGMPVSDVRGEVVGRSVEAMIECATGQIAYVVVASGGLAGVDEMLRPVPMSALDCHADGLILLETCAEFERRGTLAAEDWPDGSPAGTAPEAKRPKSGGTGWEPHRAPA; from the coding sequence GTGAGCTTGCCCGCCGACGTCGCCGGCGTCGTCGCTCCAGCCGCGACGATGATTGCCGCGATGATGACGGCCGCCAATCTTGGCGCGCGCGTCACAGGCTGGGGATTTGTCGTTTTTGCTTTGGGCTCGGTAAGCTGGTCCATCGTCGCGATCGCCTCGGACCAGACCAATCTCCTTGCGACGAATGTCTTCCTGACGCTCGTCAACTTCGTCGGCATCTGGCGGTGGCTCGGGCGCCAGAAAGCCTATGAGGACGGCGCCGAGGCAGCTGCCGCCAAGAGCCGCAAGCCCGGCGTCCCGACCCTCTTCGCAGCCACGGGGCTAGCGGGCATGCCGGTGAGCGATGTCCGCGGCGAGGTTGTCGGCAGGAGCGTCGAGGCGATGATCGAATGCGCGACGGGGCAAATCGCTTATGTTGTCGTGGCAAGCGGCGGGCTCGCCGGGGTCGACGAGATGCTGAGGCCGGTCCCCATGTCGGCACTGGACTGCCACGCCGACGGCCTGATCCTGCTCGAAACGTGCGCCGAGTTCGAGCGGCGCGGCACGCTTGCCGCCGAAGACTGGCCTGACGGCTCGCCCGCTGGAACGGCGCCGGAAGCAAAGCGGCCGAAATCCGGCGGTACTGGATGGGAGCCGCACCGTGCGCCTGCTTAA